The window CGCCGCGCCTTCGGTTTCCGACATCTCGACCACCATCGCATCGAGCACCACTTCACGTTTGCGATCGGTGACCGCCGCGACGCGGTACGTGGGTTGCGCGTGCGTCTGACGCCGCGCCGTAACGGCGTCGATCGCTTGCCGCATGGCCTCCGGCGTGGCCGTGAGCTGCTCGCGAGCCACGTGCCCGGGCTGCGGCAGGGTGATCTGTACCGTGTTGTGCCGGAGCCATTCATAGAAGGAGCGCCACGGCGAGGGGCTGTTCGGGTTTGCGGCACTGCTGATGATCAGCTCCTGCGCAGCCCGCGTCGCCGCCACGTACAGCAGGCGTTCATCCTCGGCGCGCGCGAATCGCGCCTCCTCCGCCGCATGATCATCCCAGTCCACAGGCTGGGCGAGCGTCACTTCCTGGTTCCGGCTCTGCCGTTCCGTCACCGTCGCATAGCCCAGCGCCCGGCCGGACTCGTCGCGGACCACACGCGAGGTCGGCGGCGGTGACCAGTCGCCGAACGGCATCGCGAGAATCACGACCGCGGCTTCGAGCCCCTTGGCCTTGTGCAGGTTCATCACGCGCACGACATCGCTGCGGCCGGGCTCGAGCGGGGCTTCGCTCTCATCCTCGTCGAGCGCCGCGTCCAGGGCGGCGAGGGCTCCAGCGAGCGACGCGTCGCCCGCGAGCGCTGCCGCACGTACCGAGTCGAGAGCAAACAGCAGAGCGCCCGCACGCGTCTCGCCCAGATCGCCCGCCGCTGCGAACGGCAGCACGCCCAGGTCCTGGACGATCTCGCCGATCGCGATGTCGGCCGGCTGCCGTCGCGTCAGCTGCCAGTACCGGTTCAAACGCGCCAGCGCGTGCTCGACCGCGGTCTCTGCATCCGCCCAGTCCGCGGTGAACGCGAACGGCACGCGCACGCGCGGCTCACCATCGGGCGCCCAGCGGGCCGCGTGCTGCACGAGCTGCTCGTAATCGAGTCCGAAGAACAGCCCCACGAGCACGGCGATCACGAGCGTGGGATCGCCGGGGTCGGCGAGCGCGCGCAGCAGCAGCCGCAGTTCCTGCAGCTCCACACTGTCCGGTCCGCCCACGCCCGCGCCCGTCACCTGCACCGGTATGTTCCGCTGCTCCAGCGCGGACGCATACTTCGCCAGCCACTTCGTGTTCGGCGTCAGCAGCAGGAAGTCGCCCGGTCGTCGCTCGCCGGCGCGCACGCGATCCGCGATGTACGTGGCGACCCGCTCGGAATCCTGCCGCGCCAGCTGCGGGACGCGGCTGTTCACCGGGTCATCCAGCTCGTACCAGAACACTCCCTCGCGCGACTGCGTTTCGCGCGGCCGCACGCGCATCGGCGCATAGCGCGCCTGCACGTCGGTGCTCTCCTGCGGGAACCGCTGTTCGAAGATCGCGTTGACGAACACCTCGATCGGCTTGCGCGACCGGAAGTTCGCCGTGAGCTCCACCACGCCGCCGTGACCCGATGATTCACCCCATTGCTCGAAGCGACGTCTGACCTGCTGGTAGAGCATCATGTCCGCGCGACGGAACCGGTAGATGCTCTGCTTGGGATCGCCCACAACGAACAGCGCACCCGGCCGCGGTGTGAGATGCCGCCAGGACGCGAATGGCGGGCGCCAGTCGCCCGGTGTGTCGACATCCGGCGTGTGTTCGAAGATGTCCAGTTCCTCATCGCTGGCGAGGAGGAACAGCACTTCTGCCTGGATGGGGTCGGTGTCCTGGAACTCATCCACGAGCAGGAACCGGTAGCGGTCGCTCAGCTCGCGCCGTGCCGGCGGGCTGTCGCGCAGCAGTCGCGCAGCGAACATCAGCAGGTCCTGGAAGTTCAGCGTGCCCGCGCGCACACGCTCGACCTCGTACGCCTGGGCAGCCCGGCGCGCGAACGACAGCGCGACCGGGTAGCGGAACGCCCACCATTGCCGCAGGAGCGAGTTGACCGCCCCGCCGTCGTCGAACATGGCCGCGAACTCGCGCTCCAGCTCCTTCGCGGCGTCACCATTCGGCCAGCGCTTCTTCGTCGCACCGAACGACGACGGCCGGAGCCCGGCCAGGATGTCGAGGAATCTGGCGTCCCGTTTCCAGCCGAGGACGAAGCGATGGAACCGCAGCATGCGCAGCGTCGTCTGGAGGCGGTCCCAGCCGTCGCGCGGCTCCTCCGCAGGCATGTACGACACCGCGCGGTCCATCAGCTCCTCGATACGACGCCGGATGGCACCCGCGTTCGGACGCTGCGCCGGCAGCGTCGGATACTCGACATCGGGCTGGCCGACCAGCTCGTCGAAGAGACCGACGAGCTGCTGCGGCGCCAGCCCCACATCGTTCAGCTCGGCGAGCCCTGCATCGCCTTCCGCAGCGAGCCGCTCCAGGTGCAGATTCCAGAACTCGCGACGCAGCCTGATCTCCTCGGCTCCCAGTGTCTCGCGGAACGCGGGGTCCAGTCCTGCATCGAGAGGCCGCTCGCGCAGCAGTCGCGCGCAGAAAGCGTGGATCGTGCCGAGGAACGCACGATCGATCTCCCGCAACGCGGCATCGATTCGTTCCGCCGTATCAGCAGCGCCCGCATCGAGTGCTGCGCGCAGCTCGCGCTCGAGTGCTGTCTGGAACCGCTCCCGCAGCTCCGCCGCCGCCTTGCGCGTGAACGTGACCGCGGCGAGCTGATGGACCTGCGCCGTGCCCGTGCGCACGAGCGCCACCATGCGCTGCACCATCTCCGTCGTCTTGCCCGCGCCCGCGCCAGCCTCCACGAGCAGGTTGGTCGCGAGGTCCGTGCGGATGCGCTCGCGTGCGTCCGCATCGGGCAGCACTGCATCTGCATCGCCCGCCACTGTCGCGGCTGGATCGGCGACAGCACCGGGAGCAGCCACTGTGCCGGTTTCGAAGAGGCTGAGCTGGTCGGTCATCGCCTGATCCTGCGCAGCAGGTCGGCCGACTCACCGGCGGCCTCGCGCGACCAGTCCGCGAGCGGTGAATCCACCTTGCCGTACGGGTCGATGCTCACGCGGCAGGCTACCGCGAAATCGCAGAATCGGCAGTCGTCCGACTGATTGGTCGGAATGAACCACCCGTTCGCGACCAGCTCGAGCAGGTCGGTCACCAGGCCGAGGCCATCACGAAGATCCGCCCGTGCGTAGCGCGCGCGATGATTCTCGCTGCGCCGTGACGGGAAGTGATACTCCGCGCTCGCGACCTCGGCATCGAACAGACGCTGCGCGGCTTCCGCGTACAGGACGTGCTGCAGCCTGCGACCGCCGTCGTAGATGCCGGACTTCCCGCCGTAGCGCAGCGTGCTGCCTGTCTTGTAGTCGATCACCACCAGTCGACCGTCCTCCGTCATGTCGACGCGCTCGATCGCGCCGCCGAGATACAGGCTGCTGCCGTCGGGCAGCGTGATCTGCACCGGATCGATGGCATCGCGCCCGAACTTGCGCTCGAGCGCAATGAAGCGCGCACCATCCTCACGCACCATGGCGACGAACGCGCGCGCGTCCTCGCGCAGCATGTCGCGCTCGGCGGTAAAGACTGCACCGCCCGGCGGCGGCAGCTGCGCGCGCATCACGTCGATCTCCTCATCGAGAATCGTCAGCACGAGGTCATCGAACGCGGCGGCGGAGATGTCGATGCCGTCGTGGAGCACTGCGCTCAGAGCGCGCTCGTAAACCGCATGCAGCAGCGCGCCCTTCTCCATCGGGGGCAGCCATTTCTCCGGCGACAGCTGCGGGTCGTCCGGCTTCTTCACGCGGAGCACGTAACGCAGCAGATAGCGGTGCGGGCACGCGCCGAGCGTCTGGAGCTGGGTCGGCGATACGACGCGCAACGGGTTGTTGCGCGGATCCAGTGCCGGCCGCGGTGCGATCGCGCCGTGATGGGGTGTCGCGACATCGCTGCGCAGCCGCGTCTTCCACGCCTGCACACCCGCCATCAGATGCGGGTACGTGCCGCACACGGTGACCACACCGCGGCGCAGCGCGCCGTTGTGTGCCAGCGCGTTGAGCCACACGTCATCGCTGTCGAGCAGTGCACTGCCGCGTGGTACGGCCGATGCCGCCGGCGCGGCCGCCGCGTGCAGCGCCTCGTAGTCGGCAGTCGCATCGCCCGAGAGCAGCCGGTACGCCTGGAGCAGCTCGGACGCAGGCGCCACACCGCGCCCCTCGACCGCGTCCCACGTCGCGTAGCTGAACGTCACTCGCCCGCGCAGCCGCGCCACGAGCGCCGCGAACGCATGCCGCCGCTCATCGATGCGCTCTGCCGCCGTCGGTAGCGCGGGCGTCTGCTGGCCCGCCGTGAGACGCCGGCGATCGTCATCGACAAGCAGCGCGTCACCCCCGCCGCCGCCCGGGAACCTCGACGCGTCCAGGCCGACAATGAACGTGGCGCGCCGACCGGCGAAGCCGCCGTGATCCAGATCGCTCAGATGCAGATGGCCGCCCGAAGATGTCCACGGCGATCCGCCCTCCGCCTCGGGCGCGGGCACGCGGTCCTCGAGCCGGCTGGTCAGCACCGCGGTGGCCGCCGCCAGCGATGTACGGCGCGTGACGGTGCGCTCGATCCGCTCCAGCCGACGCCTCAGGCGATCGCGCGAGGTGCGGTCCACGGTCGTGCCGCCCGGCACGAGGTGGAGGAGCGCCAGCAGCCCGCGCGCCAGGTCGGCCGGCGCAACGGCGACATGGTCAACGGCGATGCGGTCCGGCACCTCGGGCGTCGCAGCCAGCAGCGGCCGGATGATCGCCGACAGCGCCGCGATCTCACGCTTCTCGCGCGTCCGATCCTCCGTGAACTCCTGCGGTGTGCGCTCGTCCTCGGTGGACTGGGGCGAGTCGATGATTCGTTCGCGACGGGCGAGCGCGCTCTCGTACCGCTCGCGTCCTCGGCCGATCCTGAGTGTGCGGAGCCTGCGCGCCAGTGCGACGCCCGTGACATCCGGATCCGTCGAAGCGATGTCACCGCGCTCGATCATCTGCCGCAGCACGTCGGCGGGGAACCCCTGCTCCACCCACTCCAGATATTTCGCGACCGCGCGGCCCGGGCGGGTTCGCGCGGAGGGCAGGCCGGCCGCATAGCTGACGGGAACGCCGAGGCGCTGCGCCATCGCGTCCAGCGCCACGCCGTATGCCATCGGGTCGGTCGCCACGATCTCGACCTCGTCCCACTTCAGCCCCGCCGCCATGATTCGGCGCAGTACCTCCCGCAGCTCCGTCGACACGGACGTCGCGGCGAACACGTCCAGCACCACGTCGCCCGCCTCATCGCCGCCGGCGCCGCGCGCGGCACGACCCCACGCGGCCACGTCGTGCAGCCATGACAGCGGCGTCGCGCCCGCGCGCAGCGCGTCGTCCGCCGTCGCCGCTTCCGGGGCGAGCCACGCGGCCGGCGGGTGCAGGCCGAATACGGGATCCTCATCGAGCAGGCGCGCACCACGCTCGATCAGCGCTCGCAGGAACTCGCCATCGAGACCGCGCAGACTCTGACCGGGGAGCAGATAGATGGGCCCGTCGAACGCATCGGCCCCGACCGCGAGCTTTGCGCTGGCCCGCGCGAATATCCGCGCGGTGTCGATCCTGCCGCCCGCGCGCAGACGTCGCTCGTACTCGTCCAGGATGCGCGCGATCTGTGCACGCTTGTCTTCGTCGCGGAAACGCGCACGCTCGAGTGCACGGGGATCGAACCCGGCCATGCGCAGGGACTGCACCGAGCGGCCGACCGCCTGGCGCAGCCCCACGCCTTCCGCCAGCTCCGCGAGTCGGCCATCCGCGCCGTCCAGTACAGAGTCGATCGCGGCATCCAGTATGCTCAGCTCATCGAACGTGTCCGTTACCGTGAGCCCTTCCGCCGCGAGCTCCGTCTCGAGCAGACCCTGTGCGAGCTGGCGCGGCGTGGTCACCTCGAAGCCGATCCACGAGATGCCGCGCGCGGCCAGCGTACGCAGCAGCTCGCGACCGACGCCCATGCGCCGGCACACGAGCAGCTTGCGCTCCCATGGATGTGCCGCAGCAGCGGCCGCCAGGTCAGCGACCACGCGCGGCATCGAGCTGGAGAGGGGCTGAGCGGGGATAGGGGCTCCGTGGTGCGACGTGAATCCGTGTCACATTATAACCGCACCCTGCGACAGGGCGAATAACGGGACGGGTCATCGCTCCAGTGGCTCTCGTCGCTCTGGCGGTGACGCGCTCTTCGGCCTCGCACGCACCGCCTCGAGCACCGCTCAGCTGGTCCATACCGCACCGGCCACTTTCGCGACACGCCTGCGTCACCGATCTTCTCCGGCCGGACCGCTCTCCCCGCGAGATCCCAGATGAGCCTGAAGATCGTCGTGACCCGCCGCATCCCCGATCCGGGGCTGAGAATCCTCCGCGATTCCGGCGCGGCCGTGCAGATCGTTCAGCAGGACCCGCGCGCATCCGTCGACCGTGCCGCCCTGCTCGAAGCGGTCGTCGATGCGGACGTGCTGGTATCGCTGCTCACCGAAAGCGTCGATGCACCTCTGCTCGAACGCGCGACGCGACTGCGTGGCGTCGCGAACTACGCGGTCGGGTACAACAACATCGACATCAACACCGCTACGCGACTCGGCATCCCGGTCACGAATACGCCGGGCGTCCTGACGGAAACGACGGCCGACCTCACGTGGGCCCTGCTGCTCGCCATTGCCCGCCGCATTCCGGAAGCACACAACTACATGGTTCGCGGCGAATACCAGATCTGGGGCCCGGAGCTCTTCCTGGGCGAGGATGTCGGTCGCGGTGCGGACGGCGAACAGCGCACGCTCGGCATCATCGGCTTCGGCAGGATCGGTCAGGCAGTGGCACGACGCGCGCACGGCTTCGACATGCGTGTCCTCGCGTTCGATCCCTGGATGCGCGACGCCATCAGCGCATCGCACGACGCCGAATGGTCCGATTTCGACGACCTGCTTCAGCAGAGCGACTTCGTATCACTCCACGCGCTTCTCACCCCGGAGACCGTCCACCTGATCGGCGAGCGTGAGCTGCGACTCATGAAGCCGCGTGCGTCACTGATCAACGTGGCACGAGGCGAGATGGTCGACGAGCATGCGCTCGTGCGTGCGCTCGAGGAAGGCTGGATCGGCGGCGCCGCACTCGATGTCTACGAACGCGAGCCGGCCATGGCCGAGGGCCTGGCCCGCTGTCGCAATGCGGTCTTCGTGCCGCACATCGGCAGCGCAACACACGGTACCCGCAACCGCATGGCGACCATGGCCGCCACGAACGCCGTCGCACACCTCACTCTCCAGCACGCACCGCACCCCGTCAATCACGCAGTCTACGACTCGTCCGCCTACCACGATCGGATCGCCGGGTTCGCGGTGTGACCCCCGACGATCGCAGCGCAGTCCGCGCCGTGCACGCGACCGCCATCCTGCGCGCAGCCATCGCGGCCGCCGATCCCGGACCGGCTGTCTCCAGGGCAGTGCGTGCCATGCCCGTGCTGCACCGGGCTCGCCACACCCACGTGCTTGCCATTGGCAAGGCGGGGGAGGCGATGGCTGCGCATGCCCTCGCGGCGCTCCCGCGCGGGCCCCTCTCCTCGCTCCTCATCCTGCCGCACACCAGTGTGCGGACCGGCCGGGCGGCCCTCTCCTCCGAGCTGCGCGTGCTGCACGCCGCTCATCCGGTGCCGGACGAGGAGAGCGTACATGCCGGCGCTGAGGTGGAAGCCCTGCTGCGCAGTGCGGACGACGGCGACGTGGTCATTGTGCTGCTGTCCGGCGGCGCATCATCGCTCTGCGTTGCACCCGCGGCCGGAGTGACGATCGACGAGTATGCCGCCGTGGTACGATCGCTGATGCTGGCCGGCGCCGACATCCGCGAGCTGAATACCGTTCGTGCGCATATCGACCGCCTGAAGGGCGGGGGCATGGCGCGCATGATCGCACCCGCGCGTGCGATCGGGCTCATTGTCTCCGACGTGGTGGGCAACCCGCTCGAGGTCATCGCGTCCGGACCCCTCACGCCGTGCAGCACCACGCCGCACGACGCGCTTCGCATCCTGGAGAAGTACGGCGTCCCGGACGCGGTCGCGCAATCCGTGCGATCCGCGTTGCACACCGCGCGTGAAGACACCGGATCATCGTTCGCTCACGTACGCACGGAGATTGTCCTCGACAACAGCGCGGCCCGGGAAGGTGCCGCCCATGCGGCCGCCCAGCTCGGCTACGACGTCCGCGTTAAGGACGAACCGGTCACTGGAATTGCACGCGACGCCGGTCGCCGCATTGCACGCGACGCACTCGCGACCGCACGCACCATGTCCGTGTCGGACCCACCGGTATGCATTGTCTCTGGCGGCGAGACGACAGTCGTTGTGAGCGGAACGGGATCCGGCGGGAGAAATCAGGAGCTGGTTCTGGCCGCGGCCATC is drawn from Longimicrobiales bacterium and contains these coding sequences:
- a CDS encoding UvrD-helicase domain-containing protein, with amino-acid sequence MTDQLSLFETGTVAAPGAVADPAATVAGDADAVLPDADARERIRTDLATNLLVEAGAGAGKTTEMVQRMVALVRTGTAQVHQLAAVTFTRKAAAELRERFQTALERELRAALDAGAADTAERIDAALREIDRAFLGTIHAFCARLLRERPLDAGLDPAFRETLGAEEIRLRREFWNLHLERLAAEGDAGLAELNDVGLAPQQLVGLFDELVGQPDVEYPTLPAQRPNAGAIRRRIEELMDRAVSYMPAEEPRDGWDRLQTTLRMLRFHRFVLGWKRDARFLDILAGLRPSSFGATKKRWPNGDAAKELEREFAAMFDDGGAVNSLLRQWWAFRYPVALSFARRAAQAYEVERVRAGTLNFQDLLMFAARLLRDSPPARRELSDRYRFLLVDEFQDTDPIQAEVLFLLASDEELDIFEHTPDVDTPGDWRPPFASWRHLTPRPGALFVVGDPKQSIYRFRRADMMLYQQVRRRFEQWGESSGHGGVVELTANFRSRKPIEVFVNAIFEQRFPQESTDVQARYAPMRVRPRETQSREGVFWYELDDPVNSRVPQLARQDSERVATYIADRVRAGERRPGDFLLLTPNTKWLAKYASALEQRNIPVQVTGAGVGGPDSVELQELRLLLRALADPGDPTLVIAVLVGLFFGLDYEQLVQHAARWAPDGEPRVRVPFAFTADWADAETAVEHALARLNRYWQLTRRQPADIAIGEIVQDLGVLPFAAAGDLGETRAGALLFALDSVRAAALAGDASLAGALAALDAALDEDESEAPLEPGRSDVVRVMNLHKAKGLEAAVVILAMPFGDWSPPPTSRVVRDESGRALGYATVTERQSRNQEVTLAQPVDWDDHAAEEARFARAEDERLLYVAATRAAQELIISSAANPNSPSPWRSFYEWLRHNTVQITLPQPGHVAREQLTATPEAMRQAIDAVTARRQTHAQPTYRVAAVTDRKREVVLDAMVVEMSETEGAAAAEARGTEWGTAVHDALLAAGRGLTGEDLRAAVRNVLIGCDRTVGVDGEPVELAELLGIVEAVRASDVWRRAQAAEQTLVEIPFAVRFTAPEYAAAIGAAGLQDGDASTTATLENGSASTANESGMYEIVDGRIDLIFREPDGWVVVDYKSDAAGERIPADLMRRYRGQLALYASAWERLTGERVKEKALFFTATGIQV
- a CDS encoding PD-(D/E)XK nuclease family protein, coding for MVADLAAAAAAHPWERKLLVCRRMGVGRELLRTLAARGISWIGFEVTTPRQLAQGLLETELAAEGLTVTDTFDELSILDAAIDSVLDGADGRLAELAEGVGLRQAVGRSVQSLRMAGFDPRALERARFRDEDKRAQIARILDEYERRLRAGGRIDTARIFARASAKLAVGADAFDGPIYLLPGQSLRGLDGEFLRALIERGARLLDEDPVFGLHPPAAWLAPEAATADDALRAGATPLSWLHDVAAWGRAARGAGGDEAGDVVLDVFAATSVSTELREVLRRIMAAGLKWDEVEIVATDPMAYGVALDAMAQRLGVPVSYAAGLPSARTRPGRAVAKYLEWVEQGFPADVLRQMIERGDIASTDPDVTGVALARRLRTLRIGRGRERYESALARRERIIDSPQSTEDERTPQEFTEDRTREKREIAALSAIIRPLLAATPEVPDRIAVDHVAVAPADLARGLLALLHLVPGGTTVDRTSRDRLRRRLERIERTVTRRTSLAAATAVLTSRLEDRVPAPEAEGGSPWTSSGGHLHLSDLDHGGFAGRRATFIVGLDASRFPGGGGGDALLVDDDRRRLTAGQQTPALPTAAERIDERRHAFAALVARLRGRVTFSYATWDAVEGRGVAPASELLQAYRLLSGDATADYEALHAAAAPAASAVPRGSALLDSDDVWLNALAHNGALRRGVVTVCGTYPHLMAGVQAWKTRLRSDVATPHHGAIAPRPALDPRNNPLRVVSPTQLQTLGACPHRYLLRYVLRVKKPDDPQLSPEKWLPPMEKGALLHAVYERALSAVLHDGIDISAAAFDDLVLTILDEEIDVMRAQLPPPGGAVFTAERDMLREDARAFVAMVREDGARFIALERKFGRDAIDPVQITLPDGSSLYLGGAIERVDMTEDGRLVVIDYKTGSTLRYGGKSGIYDGGRRLQHVLYAEAAQRLFDAEVASAEYHFPSRRSENHRARYARADLRDGLGLVTDLLELVANGWFIPTNQSDDCRFCDFAVACRVSIDPYGKVDSPLADWSREAAGESADLLRRIRR
- a CDS encoding D-glycerate dehydrogenase; this encodes MSLKIVVTRRIPDPGLRILRDSGAAVQIVQQDPRASVDRAALLEAVVDADVLVSLLTESVDAPLLERATRLRGVANYAVGYNNIDINTATRLGIPVTNTPGVLTETTADLTWALLLAIARRIPEAHNYMVRGEYQIWGPELFLGEDVGRGADGEQRTLGIIGFGRIGQAVARRAHGFDMRVLAFDPWMRDAISASHDAEWSDFDDLLQQSDFVSLHALLTPETVHLIGERELRLMKPRASLINVARGEMVDEHALVRALEEGWIGGAALDVYEREPAMAEGLARCRNAVFVPHIGSATHGTRNRMATMAATNAVAHLTLQHAPHPVNHAVYDSSAYHDRIAGFAV
- a CDS encoding DUF4147 domain-containing protein; amino-acid sequence: MTPDDRSAVRAVHATAILRAAIAAADPGPAVSRAVRAMPVLHRARHTHVLAIGKAGEAMAAHALAALPRGPLSSLLILPHTSVRTGRAALSSELRVLHAAHPVPDEESVHAGAEVEALLRSADDGDVVIVLLSGGASSLCVAPAAGVTIDEYAAVVRSLMLAGADIRELNTVRAHIDRLKGGGMARMIAPARAIGLIVSDVVGNPLEVIASGPLTPCSTTPHDALRILEKYGVPDAVAQSVRSALHTAREDTGSSFAHVRTEIVLDNSAAREGAAHAAAQLGYDVRVKDEPVTGIARDAGRRIARDALATARTMSVSDPPVCIVSGGETTVVVSGTGSGGRNQELVLAAAIELMRETRVTVGSIGTDGVDGPTDAAGAVADASTSAAAESAGFIAGDALRNNDSYTLLDSAHALIRTGATGTNVMDVQVVLIDPPAA